A genomic region of Sideroxydans sp. CL21 contains the following coding sequences:
- a CDS encoding excalibur calcium-binding domain-containing protein: MHSPPVETPPSHTYTCDGLTYCSQMHSCEEATFFLRNCPGVKMDVNHDGVPCETQWCK, from the coding sequence ATTCACTCACCACCCGTCGAAACGCCCCCATCTCATACCTACACCTGTGATGGCCTAACTTACTGCTCGCAAATGCACTCCTGCGAAGAAGCAACATTTTTCCTGCGCAACTGTCCAGGCGTGAAGATGGATGTAAACCACGATGGTGTGCCGTGCGAAACGCAATGGTGCAAATAG
- a CDS encoding DUF5343 domain-containing protein, whose protein sequence is MLTNRYMTSVKNLPTIFNKIVEGTAPDKFTVAHLKSIGFKSSNDQGVIPLLKDLGFLSADGAPTQRYHAYRDRSNSKIVLGEALHEAYGDLFHVNEKPTESDRTAIEGKFKSVHNTTDRVSKEQAKTFYALLDISDIDSKHTVKVTQKKAEEKAEPKDRTTTERYDEKIPPYAFGGLRYNIEIHLPATKDPEVYNAIFKSLKEHLLEN, encoded by the coding sequence TTGCTTACCAATCGATACATGACGAGTGTCAAGAATCTCCCAACGATCTTCAACAAGATCGTCGAAGGTACTGCGCCTGACAAGTTCACAGTGGCCCATCTTAAAAGTATCGGTTTCAAGAGCAGTAACGATCAAGGCGTTATACCACTCTTAAAAGACCTAGGATTTCTATCTGCAGATGGTGCTCCAACTCAGAGATATCACGCATACCGCGATCGATCAAACTCAAAAATTGTCCTTGGTGAGGCATTGCATGAGGCATATGGAGATCTTTTTCATGTAAACGAAAAACCCACTGAGTCGGATAGAACGGCAATAGAAGGTAAGTTCAAATCAGTGCACAACACAACAGATCGTGTTTCAAAAGAGCAAGCAAAGACTTTTTATGCGCTTTTGGACATTTCTGACATTGACTCTAAACACACTGTAAAGGTTACTCAAAAGAAGGCAGAAGAAAAAGCCGAACCTAAGGATAGGACTACGACAGAAAGGTACGACGAAAAAATTCCTCCGTATGCATTCGGAGGCCTCAGATACAACATCGAAATACATCTGCCGGCCACGAAAGATCCAGAAGTCTATAACGCCATTTTCAAGTCGCTAAAGGAGCATCTCCTTGAAAATTAG
- a CDS encoding J domain-containing protein, which translates to MENPYNILGVSPTASTEDIKKAYRALAMRHHPDRNPHSSAEVRFNAIKKAYELLSDPQKRAEYNYSLNNRIIIDPENEAQSLWGSLFSRCGIELPRNDRSST; encoded by the coding sequence TTGGAAAATCCATACAATATTCTCGGCGTCTCGCCGACCGCTTCGACCGAAGACATCAAGAAGGCCTACCGCGCACTTGCCATGCGCCATCACCCGGATCGGAATCCCCACTCCAGCGCCGAGGTCCGGTTCAACGCCATCAAGAAGGCGTATGAGCTTCTTTCCGACCCTCAAAAGAGGGCTGAATATAACTACAGCCTGAATAATCGCATCATCATCGACCCCGAGAATGAGGCGCAAAGTTTGTGGGGTTCGCTATTCAGCCGTTGCGGAATCGAACTTCCGCGCAATGACCGTTCATCTACTTGA
- a CDS encoding type II toxin-antitoxin system RelE/ParE family toxin, with product MNFKVLLTQGAERDLESIYDYIAEHDSQKNADFVLDKLLEVVETLSTFPERGTHPKELLALGIREYRQVHFKPYRLIYRVTGKQVIIYIIADGRRDMQALLSRRMLGV from the coding sequence ATGAATTTCAAGGTTCTGCTCACCCAAGGTGCAGAGCGTGATCTGGAGAGCATCTACGACTACATCGCCGAGCACGACAGCCAGAAAAACGCAGACTTCGTGCTGGATAAGCTCCTGGAAGTTGTCGAAACACTGTCCACTTTTCCCGAGCGCGGCACCCACCCAAAAGAACTGCTCGCGCTGGGTATCCGCGAATACCGCCAGGTACATTTCAAACCCTACCGCCTCATCTACCGGGTGACCGGCAAACAGGTAATCATCTACATCATTGCCGACGGACGGCGCGACATGCAGGCACTGTTGTCGCGCAGGATGCTGGGCGTATAG
- a CDS encoding Swt1 family HEPN domain-containing protein, which yields MKISKPQVRDWLFRGLMFEADAERFRAAGIRVGADLFEAERNLLEETLSPFSIDMRNEALEMGRLYTLLYCFENSVRNLVRERLQETYGSNWWEDKVPKKIKEFALGRQKDAIENSWLEGQKRDLLGFIQFGHLADIIIANWDDFSDLVPTQHWIKQRMDELEQARNYVAHNRLLLPAEFQRIEMYVNDWNRMVGL from the coding sequence TTGAAAATTAGCAAACCACAAGTAAGAGATTGGCTTTTCCGAGGACTAATGTTTGAAGCTGATGCCGAGCGATTTCGAGCTGCCGGCATCCGCGTTGGTGCCGATTTATTTGAGGCAGAGCGCAATTTGCTTGAAGAGACGCTAAGTCCATTTAGCATTGATATGCGTAACGAGGCGCTGGAGATGGGGCGCCTTTATACTTTGCTCTATTGTTTTGAAAACTCTGTTAGGAATCTCGTAAGAGAACGACTCCAAGAAACCTATGGTAGTAATTGGTGGGAAGACAAAGTACCCAAGAAGATAAAAGAGTTCGCGCTTGGAAGACAAAAGGACGCAATAGAAAACTCTTGGCTGGAAGGGCAAAAGCGCGACCTACTTGGTTTTATTCAGTTCGGACATTTAGCCGATATTATTATTGCTAATTGGGATGACTTCTCGGATCTTGTCCCAACTCAACATTGGATCAAACAGCGTATGGATGAACTTGAGCAGGCTAGAAATTACGTGGCTCACAATAGGCTGCTATTACCCGCAGAGTTTCAACGAATAGAGATGTATGTTAACGATTGGAACAGAATGGTTGGCCTGTAG
- a CDS encoding Tex family protein: MLPSIEQRLAAEIAAKPAQIATAIALLDEGATVPFISRYRKEATGGLDDTQLRLLEDRLRYLRELEERRAAIIASITEQCKMTPELLKAVSLATDKTHLEDLYLPYKPKRRTKAQIALEAGLEPLADALLANTTLNPEEEAAKYLRDPFTSEAGDANPGVADTKAALDGARQILMERFAEDAVLLQSLREYVQEHGVVQSKVLEGKNDAAEKYADYFDYSESINTIPSHRALAVLRGRREEMLDVQLRLDSEEEKPTWASPHNPCEMRIASRFNIKDMNRPADRWLMDTARWTWRVKSFMHLESELMGALRTKAETEAINVFARNLKALLLAAPAGPRVTMGLDPGIRTGVKVAVVDETGKVVDTATIYPHQPRNDWDGSLHTLSQLAKKHRVTLIAIGNGTASRETDKLAHELIKMCGSADASSGRHSGEGRNPAIKTGCEADNTKDVVPLAGGAVNQLDSGLRRNDGLPESGLKMTSIVVSEAGASVYSASEFASKELPELDVSLRGAVSIARRLQDPLAELVKIDPKSIGVGQYQHDVSQFQLARSLDAVVEDCVNAVGVDVNTASVPLLARVSGLSSSVAQAIVNQRDLKGRFSSRAELREVPRLGDKTFEQAAGFLRIMGGNDPLDTSSVHPESYPLVQRILADIKQDIKAVIGNSNLLKSLSPSKYQDEKFGIPTISDILKELEKPGRDPRPEFVAAVFKEGVEALSDLKPDMILEGVVTNVAAFGAFVDIGVHQDGLVHISALSNNFVKDPHTVVKAGQIVKVKVLEVDEKRKRIALTMRLTDAAAQAGGNKPEASGQREPRDNRGQGKPSGKPANRAPAQAPMGGAMAAAFAKLKG; this comes from the coding sequence ATGCTTCCTTCAATCGAACAACGCCTTGCCGCCGAGATCGCGGCCAAACCTGCTCAAATCGCTACTGCCATTGCCTTGCTGGACGAGGGGGCGACCGTTCCCTTTATCTCGCGCTATCGCAAAGAGGCGACGGGCGGCCTGGACGATACGCAGCTGCGTTTGCTGGAAGACCGGCTGCGTTATCTGCGCGAGCTGGAAGAGCGGCGCGCGGCCATCATTGCCTCGATCACCGAGCAGTGCAAGATGACGCCGGAGTTGTTGAAGGCGGTTTCGCTGGCCACGGACAAGACGCATCTGGAAGATTTGTATCTGCCGTACAAGCCGAAGCGCCGTACCAAGGCGCAGATCGCGCTGGAGGCGGGGCTGGAGCCGTTGGCGGATGCGTTGCTCGCGAACACGACGCTGAATCCGGAAGAGGAGGCGGCCAAGTATCTGCGCGATCCGTTCACCAGCGAGGCGGGCGATGCCAACCCCGGCGTGGCAGATACCAAGGCGGCGCTGGATGGCGCGCGGCAGATACTGATGGAGCGCTTTGCCGAGGATGCAGTTTTGCTGCAATCGCTGCGCGAATACGTGCAGGAGCACGGCGTGGTGCAGTCCAAGGTGCTCGAAGGCAAGAACGACGCGGCGGAAAAGTATGCCGACTATTTCGATTATTCCGAATCCATCAACACCATTCCTTCGCACCGCGCGCTGGCGGTGTTGCGCGGTCGCCGCGAAGAGATGCTGGATGTGCAGCTGCGCCTGGATAGCGAAGAAGAGAAGCCGACCTGGGCTTCGCCGCACAACCCGTGCGAGATGCGCATTGCCAGCCGTTTCAACATCAAGGACATGAACCGACCGGCCGACCGCTGGCTGATGGATACCGCGCGCTGGACCTGGCGCGTGAAGAGCTTCATGCATCTGGAATCGGAACTGATGGGCGCGCTGCGCACCAAGGCCGAGACCGAGGCCATCAACGTGTTCGCGCGCAACCTGAAAGCGCTGCTGCTGGCCGCACCCGCCGGGCCGCGCGTGACCATGGGGCTGGACCCCGGCATCCGCACCGGCGTGAAAGTGGCGGTGGTGGACGAGACCGGCAAGGTGGTGGATACCGCCACCATCTATCCGCACCAGCCGCGGAATGATTGGGATGGGTCGCTGCACACGCTGTCGCAGTTGGCGAAGAAGCATAGGGTGACGTTGATTGCGATTGGGAATGGGACGGCTTCGCGGGAGACGGATAAGTTGGCGCATGAGCTGATCAAGATGTGCGGGAGCGCCGACGCTTCATCAGGCCGTCATTCCGGCGAAGGCCGGAATCCAGCAATCAAGACGGGCTGCGAAGCAGACAACACCAAAGACGTTGTCCCCCTTGCAGGGGGAGCTGTTAATCAACTGGATTCCGGCCTTCGCCGGAATGACGGGCTTCCTGAATCCGGTTTGAAGATGACCAGCATCGTTGTTTCTGAAGCTGGGGCGTCGGTATATTCCGCCTCCGAATTCGCCTCCAAGGAATTGCCGGAACTGGATGTCAGCTTGCGCGGGGCAGTGTCCATCGCGCGCCGCCTGCAGGACCCGCTGGCCGAGCTGGTGAAGATCGATCCCAAGTCGATTGGTGTTGGCCAATACCAGCACGACGTGAGCCAGTTCCAGTTGGCGCGTTCGCTGGATGCGGTGGTGGAAGATTGCGTCAACGCCGTGGGTGTGGACGTGAACACGGCGTCGGTGCCTTTGCTGGCGCGCGTTTCCGGCTTGAGTAGCAGCGTGGCGCAGGCCATCGTGAACCAGCGCGACCTGAAAGGCCGCTTCAGCAGCCGTGCCGAACTGCGCGAAGTGCCTCGTCTGGGCGACAAGACCTTCGAGCAGGCGGCTGGCTTTTTGCGCATCATGGGCGGCAACGATCCGCTTGATACCTCCTCCGTTCACCCCGAATCGTATCCGCTGGTGCAGCGCATCCTGGCCGACATCAAGCAGGACATCAAAGCCGTGATCGGCAACAGCAACCTGCTGAAGTCGCTCAGTCCTTCCAAATATCAGGACGAGAAGTTCGGCATCCCCACCATCAGCGACATCCTCAAGGAACTCGAAAAACCCGGCCGCGACCCGCGCCCCGAATTCGTCGCTGCAGTTTTCAAGGAAGGCGTGGAAGCATTGTCCGATTTGAAGCCGGACATGATCCTGGAAGGCGTGGTTACCAACGTGGCCGCGTTCGGCGCGTTCGTGGATATCGGCGTGCATCAGGATGGGCTGGTGCATATCTCGGCGCTGTCGAATAACTTCGTCAAGGATCCGCACACCGTGGTCAAGGCCGGGCAGATCGTGAAGGTGAAAGTGCTGGAAGTGGACGAGAAACGCAAGCGGATTGCGCTGACGATGCGGTTGACGGACGCGGCGGCTCAGGCGGGCGGCAACAAGCCTGAAGCATCGGGACAACGCGAGCCGCGAGACAATCGCGGGCAGGGTAAACCTTCTGGCAAGCCTGCCAACCGTGCTCCGGCGCAAGCCCCGATGGGCGGAGCGATGGCGGCGGCGTTTGCGAAACTGAAGGGTTAA
- a CDS encoding sodium:calcium symporter: protein MNNAIHNIQGYFANPLMLLALFVMASFVMIWRLHAMESKGFEGTVLGTLIMPYCSGFANLIFAYVMSSSAANGGLVIENCLVNNATNLTLILGLAAIFGSAAVVKKGGGSKQKAAKQSEFHRINKLNLLFTLIALFLFTGTLWALAKDGTLDFYDGLVLVGLFLFWQILHVFEVLKDNIRKNKGFHWTIVIDLALLGISAYGVYYAVDHLVTWVSTTHNPYFSFAKLGWFSGLLMVVPNAFLALYYTWTGRQDIVLTSQVGDGHICIPMCIGLFAVFNPIQVPAFFQMGTYIILGAGVVNFLSIAILGRIPRPVGYGLIGGYAVFLYMGLIQ from the coding sequence GTGAATAACGCAATCCATAATATCCAGGGCTATTTTGCCAACCCATTGATGCTGCTCGCCTTGTTTGTGATGGCGAGTTTTGTGATGATCTGGCGACTGCATGCCATGGAAAGCAAAGGCTTTGAAGGCACCGTGCTCGGCACGCTGATCATGCCTTATTGCTCCGGGTTCGCGAATCTGATCTTCGCTTATGTCATGAGCAGCTCTGCCGCCAATGGCGGTCTGGTCATCGAGAACTGCCTGGTCAACAACGCCACCAACCTGACGCTGATCCTCGGGCTGGCTGCGATCTTCGGATCGGCAGCCGTCGTGAAAAAAGGCGGCGGCTCAAAGCAGAAAGCAGCGAAGCAATCGGAATTCCATCGCATCAACAAGCTTAATCTGCTGTTCACACTGATCGCCTTGTTTCTGTTCACCGGCACACTCTGGGCTCTGGCGAAGGATGGCACGCTGGACTTTTACGACGGCTTGGTGCTGGTGGGGTTGTTTCTGTTCTGGCAGATACTGCACGTATTCGAAGTACTCAAGGACAATATCAGGAAGAACAAGGGGTTTCACTGGACGATTGTGATCGACCTGGCACTGCTTGGGATCAGCGCCTATGGCGTCTATTACGCGGTCGATCATCTCGTGACCTGGGTCTCCACGACACACAACCCGTATTTCAGTTTTGCCAAACTGGGCTGGTTCAGCGGCCTGCTGATGGTCGTGCCCAATGCGTTCCTCGCGCTGTATTACACCTGGACCGGCAGACAGGATATCGTGCTGACGTCGCAGGTCGGGGATGGGCATATCTGCATTCCGATGTGCATCGGCCTGTTTGCGGTATTCAATCCCATCCAGGTTCCCGCGTTTTTTCAGATGGGAACCTATATCATTCTCGGCGCGGGTGTAGTCAACTTCCTGTCCATCGCCATCCTGGGACGCATCCCCCGCCCTGTTGGCTACGGCCTTATCGGTGGCTATGCCGTGTTCTTGTATATGGGACTTATTCAGTAA
- a CDS encoding SDR family oxidoreductase, with protein sequence MKTLLITGASRGIGLEFCNQYAADGWRVLACCRDPGKADALNKLAARYPEQIKLHALDVTNHAQIEQLARTLSDETIDLLINDAGVYPTADKHGFGHTDYAEWMTAFNINSMAPLKMVESFVKQIARSELKLIVTITSQMGSVADNSSGGSYLYRSSKAAANMVVKSLAVDLKEQGIISVAFNPGWVKTDMGGPNAMIPVEQSVTDMRKVITGLTLADAGKFIGNDGVVIPW encoded by the coding sequence GTGAAAACATTATTGATAACCGGCGCCAGCCGCGGAATCGGATTGGAGTTCTGCAATCAATATGCAGCCGATGGCTGGCGTGTTCTGGCCTGTTGCCGCGATCCCGGCAAAGCGGATGCGCTGAACAAATTAGCGGCCCGATATCCCGAACAGATCAAGCTCCACGCGCTCGACGTGACCAACCATGCGCAGATCGAGCAACTTGCACGGACGCTGTCCGATGAAACGATAGACCTGCTCATCAACGATGCAGGCGTTTATCCGACCGCGGACAAGCACGGCTTTGGCCATACCGACTATGCGGAATGGATGACCGCTTTCAACATCAACAGCATGGCCCCGCTCAAAATGGTCGAATCGTTCGTCAAGCAGATTGCGCGCAGCGAACTGAAACTTATCGTCACGATCACCAGTCAGATGGGCAGCGTAGCCGACAATAGCAGCGGCGGGAGTTACCTGTATCGCAGCAGCAAAGCGGCAGCCAATATGGTGGTGAAAAGTCTGGCCGTTGACCTGAAGGAGCAGGGGATCATTTCGGTGGCTTTCAATCCCGGCTGGGTCAAGACCGACATGGGCGGCCCCAACGCCATGATCCCGGTCGAGCAAAGCGTGACGGACATGCGAAAAGTGATAACCGGCCTCACCCTGGCGGACGCAGGCAAATTCATCGGCAATGACGGGGTTGTGATTCCCTGGTGA
- a CDS encoding type II toxin-antitoxin system Phd/YefM family antitoxin, protein MRSTNIKPISYLKANAAEVLKELTEKREPYLITQNGEARAVMQDIASYENTQETLALLKILALGKQEIEAGKVTPVAEVVRRLKAKNNPSVRGAPARGRP, encoded by the coding sequence ATGCGCTCAACCAACATCAAACCCATCAGCTATCTCAAGGCCAATGCAGCCGAGGTGCTAAAAGAACTGACCGAAAAACGCGAGCCCTATCTGATCACCCAAAATGGCGAAGCCAGGGCCGTCATGCAAGACATTGCTTCCTACGAAAACACCCAGGAAACGCTGGCATTGCTCAAGATACTGGCACTGGGCAAACAGGAGATCGAAGCAGGCAAAGTCACCCCGGTGGCCGAAGTGGTGCGTCGTCTTAAGGCCAAAAATAATCCTTCCGTTCGTGGTGCACCCGCAAGGGGTAGGCCGTGA
- the pepN gene encoding aminopeptidase N, whose translation MTQHTPHTTLLADYTPPPFLIDTVDVDIDFRSGEAIVTAQLAVRRNPAAHTPDAPLVLDGEELELLGISLDGVELAADRYRLSPDRLTLAALPDAFRLETRTRIHPDGNTRLSGLYRSANGYFTQCEAQGFRRITWFQDRPDVMSRYTVTLHADKAALPQLLANGNPVASGDEAGGRHWARWQDPFPKPCYLFAVVAAKLDVLSDSYRTLSGRDVKLAIYVEHGKLDQCEHAMSALKKAMQWDEQTFGLECDLDIYMIVAVGDFNMGAMENKGLNIFNTKYVLARPDVATDVDYENIDRVVAHEYFHNWTGNRVTCRDWFQLSLKEGLTVFRDQQFGADVHNRSVARIREVRGLRASQFPEDNGPMVHPVRPASYIEINNFYTATVYQKGAEVVRMIQTLIGKPAFRRGMDLYFKRHDGQAVTCDDFVAAMADASGVDLKQFMRWYDQAGLPHVRATGSYDAAKQRYVLRLSQSCAATPGQPEKQPFHIPVTVGLVGPNGEDLPLHMAVDSNMPTERVLSLQTASQEFVFEKVSVAPAPSLLRDFSAPVVLGFDYSAAELAHLLAHDRDPFNRCEAGQRLASQLIIGATAAISAGRTPSWSADFAKAAARVLAESATDPAFAAEALTLPGEATLAEQLDVVDPDALHAARNGLRRHLAEQLGAEFRACYESLAPTGIYRPDSQDAARRALRNVCLGYLCETDSAETRALAKKQFDTADNMTDQFAALSVLAQSEGEERVQAMAAFYARWKDEALVIDKWLQVQSTSRRPGTLVEVERLVAHPAFDLRNPNKVYALLRAFGSNHVRFHAADGSGYRFLAEQTRKLDGINPQVAARLARCFDRWRRFDSARQTHARAALEMLRNHKGLSRDVFEIVERSLGIS comes from the coding sequence ATGACCCAACATACTCCCCATACCACACTCCTGGCCGACTACACCCCGCCCCCCTTCCTGATCGACACCGTCGATGTCGACATCGATTTCCGCAGCGGCGAAGCCATTGTGACTGCGCAGTTGGCGGTGCGCCGCAATCCGGCGGCACACACGCCAGATGCGCCGTTGGTGCTGGACGGCGAGGAACTGGAATTGCTTGGCATCAGCCTCGACGGCGTGGAGCTGGCCGCCGATCGTTATCGTTTGAGCCCGGACCGGTTGACGCTGGCTGCCCTTCCCGATGCCTTCCGCCTGGAAACGCGGACGCGCATCCACCCCGATGGCAACACGCGCCTGTCCGGTCTCTACCGCTCGGCCAACGGCTATTTCACCCAGTGCGAAGCGCAGGGCTTTCGCCGCATTACCTGGTTCCAGGACAGGCCGGATGTCATGTCGCGCTACACCGTTACGCTGCATGCCGACAAGGCGGCGTTGCCGCAGTTGCTGGCCAACGGCAATCCGGTGGCCAGCGGCGACGAAGCTGGCGGCCGTCACTGGGCCAGGTGGCAAGACCCCTTCCCCAAGCCTTGCTACCTGTTCGCGGTGGTGGCCGCCAAGCTCGATGTGCTGAGCGACAGCTATCGCACCCTGTCGGGCCGCGACGTGAAGCTGGCGATCTACGTCGAGCACGGCAAGCTCGACCAATGCGAACACGCCATGTCCGCACTCAAGAAGGCCATGCAATGGGACGAGCAGACCTTCGGTCTGGAATGCGATCTCGACATTTACATGATCGTGGCGGTGGGCGACTTCAACATGGGGGCGATGGAGAACAAGGGGCTGAACATCTTCAACACCAAGTACGTGCTGGCCCGGCCGGACGTTGCCACCGATGTCGATTACGAAAACATCGACCGCGTGGTGGCGCATGAGTATTTCCACAACTGGACCGGCAACCGCGTGACCTGCCGCGACTGGTTCCAGCTCTCGCTCAAGGAAGGACTGACCGTCTTCCGCGACCAGCAATTCGGCGCCGATGTGCATAACCGCTCGGTGGCGCGCATCCGCGAAGTGCGCGGCCTGCGAGCCTCGCAATTCCCCGAAGATAACGGCCCCATGGTGCATCCGGTGCGGCCTGCGTCGTATATCGAGATCAACAACTTCTATACCGCCACGGTCTATCAAAAAGGTGCCGAGGTGGTGCGCATGATCCAGACCCTGATTGGCAAGCCCGCCTTCCGTCGCGGCATGGATCTTTACTTCAAGCGTCACGATGGCCAGGCCGTGACTTGCGACGACTTTGTCGCCGCCATGGCCGATGCGTCCGGCGTCGACCTGAAGCAGTTCATGCGCTGGTACGACCAGGCAGGTTTGCCGCACGTGCGCGCCACCGGCAGTTACGATGCGGCAAAGCAACGCTACGTGTTGCGCCTGAGCCAGTCCTGCGCCGCCACGCCCGGCCAGCCAGAGAAACAGCCGTTCCACATCCCCGTCACCGTGGGGCTGGTGGGCCCAAACGGAGAAGACCTGCCCTTGCATATGGCCGTCGACAGCAACATGCCCACCGAGCGCGTGCTGTCGCTGCAAACCGCATCGCAGGAATTCGTCTTTGAAAAAGTTTCCGTTGCACCCGCGCCCTCGCTGCTGCGCGATTTCTCGGCACCGGTCGTACTCGGGTTCGATTATTCGGCAGCAGAACTCGCCCACTTGCTGGCGCATGACCGCGATCCATTCAATCGCTGCGAAGCCGGCCAACGACTCGCCAGCCAGCTGATCATTGGAGCCACCGCCGCCATCAGCGCGGGCCGCACGCCAAGCTGGTCGGCAGACTTCGCCAAAGCGGCGGCGCGAGTACTGGCCGAATCCGCCACCGACCCAGCCTTCGCCGCTGAAGCGTTGACACTACCCGGCGAGGCAACCTTGGCGGAGCAATTGGACGTAGTCGATCCCGACGCCCTGCACGCCGCCCGCAACGGCCTGCGCCGCCACCTCGCAGAACAACTCGGTGCAGAATTCAGGGCCTGCTATGAGTCGCTTGCGCCAACTGGCATCTATCGGCCCGATTCGCAGGATGCCGCCCGCCGCGCCTTGCGCAATGTATGTCTCGGCTATTTGTGCGAAACGGACAGCGCAGAGACGCGCGCACTGGCGAAGAAGCAGTTCGATACGGCTGACAACATGACCGACCAGTTCGCCGCGTTGAGTGTGCTGGCACAGAGCGAAGGCGAAGAACGCGTGCAGGCGATGGCTGCGTTCTATGCGCGCTGGAAAGACGAGGCGCTGGTGATCGACAAATGGCTGCAGGTGCAGTCCACCAGCCGCCGCCCCGGCACGCTGGTGGAAGTCGAACGGCTGGTCGCACATCCCGCCTTCGATCTGCGCAACCCGAACAAGGTCTACGCCCTGCTGCGCGCCTTTGGCAGCAACCATGTGCGCTTCCACGCCGCCGACGGCAGCGGTTACCGCTTCCTGGCCGAACAAACACGCAAGCTCGACGGCATCAACCCCCAAGTCGCGGCGCGTCTGGCACGCTGTTTCGACCGCTGGCGCAGGTTCGATTCCGCTCGCCAGACACACGCCCGCGCCGCACTGGAAATGCTACGCAACCATAAGGGACTGTCGCGCGATGTGTTTGAGATTGTGGAGAGGTCGCTGGGGATATCTTGA
- a CDS encoding diguanylate cyclase — MISQQTDLEFVRRIQNAIDMLPSPIFIKDGGGRYIACNRAFESYIGVPRAKLCGSTVYDIAPAELAAIYEKADLELMDKGGTQSYEANVRYADGTYHDVVFFKSVFYNAEGKTDGISGVILDITERKRMESELAQAARLDFLTGALNLRTFYDLANQQFTSFKRTGEEFSLLMIDLDYFKEINDTLGHEAGDDALRKFVQTAKANLREQDIFARTGGDEFRLLLPGTPESGAMLLAERIREEVNQVRIGTPNGSIALSMSTGLCSSLPDDHSIDCIVRRADVALYRAKAAGRNTVKAHGHIDCKYHPDVKTDSVNV; from the coding sequence TTGATTAGCCAACAAACTGACCTGGAATTTGTCCGCCGTATCCAGAATGCGATCGACATGTTGCCCAGCCCGATATTCATCAAGGACGGAGGCGGTCGCTACATTGCCTGCAATCGCGCATTTGAAAGCTATATTGGCGTCCCTCGTGCGAAGCTCTGCGGCTCCACTGTATATGACATCGCCCCGGCGGAACTCGCCGCCATCTACGAGAAGGCCGATCTCGAATTGATGGACAAGGGCGGGACGCAAAGCTACGAGGCCAACGTACGCTATGCCGACGGCACCTACCACGATGTCGTATTCTTCAAGTCGGTTTTTTACAATGCAGAAGGAAAGACCGACGGCATTTCCGGGGTGATACTTGATATTACCGAGCGCAAGCGCATGGAAAGTGAGCTCGCGCAGGCGGCCAGGTTAGACTTCCTGACCGGCGCTTTGAATCTGCGAACTTTCTACGATCTCGCCAATCAGCAATTCACCTCGTTCAAACGCACCGGCGAAGAATTTTCCCTGCTGATGATCGACCTTGATTACTTCAAGGAAATCAACGACACCCTCGGCCATGAGGCGGGAGACGATGCGCTGCGAAAATTTGTCCAGACAGCCAAGGCCAATCTTCGCGAGCAGGATATCTTTGCCAGGACAGGAGGAGATGAATTCCGGCTGCTATTGCCCGGCACGCCTGAGTCCGGGGCAATGTTGCTGGCCGAAAGAATTCGCGAGGAAGTGAATCAGGTAAGGATCGGCACGCCGAATGGCAGTATCGCCCTATCCATGAGCACCGGCTTGTGCAGCAGCCTTCCGGATGACCATAGCATCGACTGCATAGTCCGTCGGGCCGATGTTGCGCTGTATCGGGCCAAAGCGGCTGGACGCAACACTGTCAAGGCTCATGGCCATATTGATTGCAAATATCATCCTGACGTTAAAACTGACTCTGTTAACGTTTGA